A region from the Benincasa hispida cultivar B227 chromosome 10, ASM972705v1, whole genome shotgun sequence genome encodes:
- the LOC120087846 gene encoding FRIGIDA-like protein 5 isoform X3 gives MDKISSHMKLAECKQSNLCKAHEQLHSEASSFLLFSLQWKDLETHFDSMREMIQTQSEELERREKALALKEGRLDDVKKSIDECSKVLEFKKNELSELNRLIVTCDGAVKQKEVELDIAQERLGVLSKDIKLKEDEVNKACMRFLDLEKELEEKEKAFDMVRKRIDDCEHVMELKEQKLNGIMLLIEERSMECEFKWKSVESIRTLLQEYEEELAIKEKQNDAIQMAIKESKGELKLKEKELETIQNMIATKWKEKRLDKIEKTIKVRTEELDLKEKEFGAMQSKLEALSEDLLSKESELESIKNCIKEHSKELDVQEKQLDGTQQSVRDCQNAVILLTNYVSTIEKAINECLKEWELKENHHDSPQESVHDYSNELPSVVKQHDSISLIVSKCLEGLKAQKEHFNVLRKSIEDRSNNLKNEENNFERRIEELIRKDEKLSMYLKEIESLKADMGSQILLLGKGPKELRLKEIQHNVVAEELESKEKDISLVRALMEKCNEKVKLIDDPNNIHLKLKTEESGCRLTSSSNTSNFHFGSALDGKLLLALLCEHLKLHDLVRTELIITLQTSSNPAKLVLDAMRWFYPPHTVSEDAKIDLHNVKRGCILLSELLLNFSPKITPPLREEALVLAGQWKAKMSTPVENHVEVVAFLLLVANFQLASDFNADELQILLNSISQYKQAFDLSRALGIVDKSSEVSATPSFVKLEQPESLPANEVLVSSSKNEQLSMDPNEKRLYLLLNKKLTGPKLIPSVILPILKESSYPAKLVLDLIQGSFHQQLKKEQLGLEERFLRWSTLLLKQLKQISPIIGPKEREDAMKLAVEWKLNMRSDSNGSMDAVVGFLQLLVSYGLTTSFSGDEILKLFENIVLHEQASELCLMFGYKQKIQEIVQILIGRKQFIEAVRFICGYKLESFRPVQILNEYLRDARNATVKASKKNTGQEDVPAAMGLKTVLLHLKR, from the exons atggaCAAGATTTCTTCTCATATGAAACTTGCGGAGTGTAAGCAGAGTAATCTCTGCAAAGCACACGAACAGTTACATTCAGAGGCTTCTTCGTTTCTTCTCTTTAGTCTTCAATGGAAAGATTTAGAGACGCACTTCGATTCCATGCGAGAGATGATTCAAACGCAGTCTGAGGAGCTTGAGCGACGGGAGAAGGCTCTTGCCTTGAAGGAAGGGCGGTTGGATGATGTGAAGAAATCTATTGATGAATGCTCGAAAGTACTTGAGTTTAAGAAGAATGAACTGAGCGAGTTGAATCGTTTGATTGTGACATGTGATGGTGCGGTTAAACAGAAAGAGGTGGAATTGGATATAGCGCAAGAGAGACTAGGAGTTTTGTCGAAGGATATTAAATTGAAAGAAGATGAGGTTAATAAAGCCTGCATGAGATTCTTGGACCTTGAGAAGGAGTTGGAGGAGAAGGAGAAGGCATTTGATATGGTTCGAAAGAGGATTGATGATTGTGAGCATGTTATGGaattaaaagaacaaaaattaaatggtaTAATGCTCTTAATCGAAGAGCGGTCAATGGAATGTGAGTTCAAGTGGAAGAGTGTTGAATCGATAAGGACTTTGCTTCAAGAATACGAAGAAGAGCTTGCAATCAAAGAGAAGCAGAATGATGCAATCCAGATGGCAATTAAAGAGAGTAAGGGAGAACTCAAACTGAAAGAAAAGGAGCTTGAGACAATTCAAAATATGATTGCCACTAAGTGGAAAGAGAAAAGATTAGACAAGATAGAAAAGACTATAAAAGTGCGGACTGAAGAGCTTGATCTTAAAGAGAAGGAGTTTGGTGCAATGCAGAGCAAGTTGGAGGCTCTTTCTGAAGACTTGTTATCAAAGGAATCAGAATTAGAATCCATCAAAAACTGCATCAAGGAACATAGTAAAGAACTTGATGTGCAGGAAAAGCAACTTGATGGCACCCAACAATCTGTTCGAGATTGCCAGAATGCTGTTATACTGCTTACAAATTATGTTAGTACGATAGAAAAGGCCATCAACGAATGCTTAAAGGAATGGGAATTGAAGGAGAACCACCATGATTCACCACAAGAATCAGTGCATGACTACTCTAATGAGTTGCCATCAGTGGTGAAACAACACGATTCCATTTCTTTGATAGTCAGTAAATGCCTTGAAGGCCTAAAAGCTCAAAAAGAGCATTTCAATGTGTTAAGGAAGTCAATAGAAGATCGCTCAAATAATCTTAAGAACGAAGAAAACAATTTCGAAAGACGGATAGAGGAGCTCATCAGGAAAGATGAGAAATTGAGCATGTATCTAAAAGAGATTGAATCTTTAAAAGCGGACATGGGCTCGCAGATATTGTTGCTGGGAAAAGGGCCTAAAGAACTAAGATTAAAAGAAATACAACACAATGTGGTGGCTGAGGAACTTGagtcaaaagaaaaagatatcAGTCTAGTCAGAGCTTTGATGGAAAAATGTAATGAAAAGGTAAAATTGATAGATGATCCAAACAATATTCATCTGAAACTGAAAACTGAGGAATCAGGCTGCAGACTGACCAGCAGTTCTAatacttcaaattttcattttggatCGGCTTTAGATGGAAAGCTTCTTTTAGCTCTCTTATGTGAGCATCTGAAACTGCATGATTTGGTGCGCACAGAACTGATTATTACTCTTCAAACGTCTTCCAATCCTGCTAAGTTGGTTCTAGATGCTATGAGATGGTTCTACCCTCCACACACAGTGTCCGAAGATGCAAAAATCGATTTGCATAATGTCAAGAGGGGATGCATTTTGCTGTCTGAACTATTATTGAACTTCTCACCAAAAATCACGCCTCCGCTGAGAGAAGAAGCTCTAGTGCTGGCAGGCCAGTGGAAGGCTAAGATGTCGACGCCAGTTGAGAATCATGTGGAGGTGGTGGCATTCTTGCTACTTGTAGCTAATTTTCAGTTGGCCTCAGATTTTAATGCAGATGAACTGCAGATTCTTCTGAATTCTATTTCACAATATAAACAAGCATTTGATCTATCCCGAGCACTTGGTATTGTAGATAAATCATCTG AGGTCAGTGCAACTCCTAGTTTTGTTAAACTGGAACAACCTGAATCTTTGCCAGCCAACGAAGTGTTGGTCTCTTCCTCAAAGAATGAACAGCTCAGCATGGATCCAAACGAGAAGAGATTATATTTACTTCTGAACAAGAAGTTGACTGGACCGAAATTGATACCAAGTGTAATCTTACCGATTCTTAAAGAGTCATCATACCCTGCAAAACTTGTCTTGGATCTGATTCAAGGTTCTTTTCACCAACAGCTGAAGAAAGAACAGTTAGGCTTGGAAGAAAGGTTTTTGAGGTGGTCGACACttcttttaaaacaattaaaGCAAATCTCACCAATTATTGGTCCAAAGGAAAGAGAAGATGCAATGAAGCTTGCAGTTGAGTGGAAATTGAACATGAGAAGTGATTCAAATGGGTCTATGGATGCTGTTGTTGGCTTCTTGCAACTTCTAGTGTCATATGGATTGACAACTTCGTTTAGCGGGGATGAGATTTTGAAGCTCTTTGAGAACATAGTGCTACATGAACAGGCATCAGAATTGTGCCTGATGTTTGGGTATAAGCAAAAGATACAAG AAATTGTACAAATTCTTATTGGAAGAAAGCAATTTATCGAGGCTGTGAGGTTTATATGTGGATACAAGTTGGAATCCTTTCGACCTGTACAGATACTGAACGAATATTTACGAGATGCAAGAAATGCCACTGTGAAAGCCAGCAAGAAGAATACAGGTCAGGAAGATGTACCTGCTGCCATG GGCTTGAAAACCGTGTTGCTTCACTTGAAGAGATGA